The segment CGGACTCCGTGTCGCTGCGCTGTTGCAGGTCCTTTGACCCGACATCCTCCTTCGCTTCATACGACTCCCTTGAACCGATAGATCCTGAAGCCTCACTGGATGGACCGTCAACAGAGAACGTGTCAAAAATGCTGAGGCATTCTGAATGTGTGTTCAGCCCTTATATCAATGCAAAGAAAGGAATGGTGATTACGCCTCACCCCGTCTTGGTAGTTGTCTGATCTTTCTGTCTGGGCCGAGGCACAGGAGCGGGAAAGTCGGAGTTCACCTCGGTACTTTTCAACAGCACTTCTCCCATCGTCTCACGCTTCTTCACTTTAACACAGAACAAAAGGCTTAATCGGACTGCTTTACTTGTTGAAACAAATGGAAACGGTATCATGTtattgtaactttgttttttttcacattttcctcttttcctcattTAATTGGGTCGACATGCCAGTGACTGCGGGCATTTCATTCGGCCCAGGCtgagatttgtttacattcccAATTGAACTGTGCTTGCCCACATCCTCTTCCTGTACTCACATGGCGGCCTCTTTTTCAGGGAGCTTCTCACCAGGTCATGTCCAGGGTTAGTGGAGAAACGGTTCACCCTTTGATCGTAGAACCAGTCGCCTGTGCATTTCTTTAGATCCCTGGAAACCAATATACATCactgcttttattgtgaaagtcCTAAACTGAACAAAGCTGACACAGatttagtagtagcagtagattAAGTATTACACAAAATGGAGTGGGTACTGTGAGCTCATGACTCATTTGCAGCTTATATATTTAACTGATTAGACTCGTTTAAAAAACCCCCCCACAAAGCTCTGGGTTTCCGGAGACAAATCTATTGATGCCACAGATAGATACCATAGTTAGTCAttgtgaaggaaggaaggaggaggggctAAACGCagagttagaccgatatattggtcttCCAGTCATGTCGTCCACTGCTAATatagaggttcctccctgaccacagctacataaaaacagtctgtaaaaccagCAATGAGATTTCTTCTTTGCACACtttatatattaatttaattgctcaataatgttttttgtgaatgaattattcatttaaaggcagtaatgtatcccaaaGTTTCCTGGACCATTGAATAGGTTGCGGTGaatcaccctgccttaaggagctgctaactcAACCTAAAAGactttcattagtctgggtttcagtggagagttttagtgtcccgtgatggACTGTATGCTGTTTCCGAGGCTTTCCTTtgctgccaagaataaaatactTGAGAAgccactgaatccttgtaatgtttttggcttgaaaatggtcaaattcaaagatcAGCGACTTAATTCTAAacattggtattggccttcaaaatcacatcagtcgaaccctagtgCCCACTTTAAGGGAGTGACAATATACAGAAAACAGAGTGTCTTACCCCTCTTTGGCGCACACGCTGCACAGCCAGGATCCGTTGGGCCGCACCGTTCGGCAGTTACGGCACACATGGTGTTTACATGCTTTACACTGGCTGGAGACGACCGTCAGTCGACTCAGAGGCTCCTGGCATCGGCCGCAGCTGCGCTGGCTGTACCTTCCGCTGCCGCGCTTCGCCCCCTTCCTCTTGATATCCACCAACTCTGCCTTCAGCTTCCTAAAACAAGAAAGGGTCGAAAACTCAAATGTTGTCCTTTGACAAACTCCATCGCTGGTCTAGTGtcttattttgtgatgaagtgtaaaaaagtaattcacttttttgctgtacccactttctctcaacgTGCCTCATCTACTGcgacttcagttagtgattttctacatttcccagaatgactttcaacacaCCCCAGAGAACGAGCATGAACCTGCTGCATTTAGCTGTGGCTTTCACATGATTTCATGTGGGTTTCAAGAttttcagtgtgggtttttcctttaatgaaAGATCCGAAACGAAGTGATGCACATCCTTATACATAAATCCGTCCGCTCTGTGTCTATGGATCATTGGTCATGAGTGAGGTTAAAGTAACAAGGTATGCAGGGGCGATGAAGATGAAGTGCTGTCTCCTCACCGTACGcgctgctcctctgcctgcctcaGCTCCTCGTCCCGATGCAGCACCTCCAGGATCAGCTCCCGCTCAGAGTCCGTCAGGAAGGCCAGGTTGATCATCTCAGCAGCCTGCGGCATTGTAGCTCTTTTTTTACAGGTCCTCAGCACAGGTTAACTAGCCCAACTCAGGGGCTGTCCCATTTAGGAAGGCTCTTGAAGACAAAACAGTAGACCAAGAATTGGTTGAGATGGGAAAGTAGTCGACTGTCTATACCTTGTAACTGCTGGAAAACAGTTTGATTAAATACCAATAACTCTTTGAGAAATACTTCAAAAAATGAATTAGAAGATTGACAAATCagaaaaaatgtcacaaaaaagcCTACAGAGGGAACAGCACCTCTGACCCCAGCTCCTAACAGAGAGCCTGTCTCAACACTGAGCTCATGCATGGAGAGCTGCACAGCGCTCTGCTGCaagaggaggaacttggtgactGGATGCCCTGCAGTGAGGAAGACTCACATGGGCAGGGACAGTTGTGCTGTCCTGATAAAGTGACTGGTAGACAGCAGAGTGAcctttctcccttcctgttAGCCTCCATGCAGCGAGGCCTCTGCTGCCAGCATGCCAGCGTCCCATCACTCTCCCTGCTGGAGACGCTTCATTAAGGAAATGACAAGGCAGCCACTGCCTGACATAAAATCATTAGATGACCTAAAAGTCACCACAGACAATCCATGGCAACTCTACATAATGATGTCAACTCCCAACAGCTTTGGGTTACTTTCAGAATTTGAAAAAAGTAGCCTACTACTTGAAATcaatttgaatatttgaaatttgcatatttaaaagtccaaatattgttttcacaccagTCAAGTTACCATCAAAACACTGGCCATGGGAACAAGTCAACAGACTGGCCTTTAGACtggtggttctcaacctgggggtcaggacCCCCCAAGGGGTCACAAGATAACTTTTGGGAgttgtgagatgatttatgggataggaaaaaaacatttctacaatacaaatgtattatcatgtctagtttctcttgtgaaatactgaatagttttcagcctctaggcctcctcggataattaatcaaaacaaacaacctgaaaagggaaaagaatAGTTTGGATGAACTGTTCActactctgcatatgcagtctGTGACTGGGGGTTGTCAATATGTCATATGAGAGGATTTATAGCCTAACATGGGAAACATTTGGCCAAAACTGTTTTTTCTAAATGATAAATGACTACAAGGAACCAGGATGCTGGAGGATTAAAAATCCCACAGAGTCAACCAGGGTGAAAGGTTGAAACAACATGAGCTCAGCATATCATGAAGGGTTCCCACCCTCTAAGGATACAGAGAGCCAGGTGGAGTGCTCCAGTATAAGCCATTTGTTTAATCTTAACATCAAGCTTGTCATCTGCCATGTTCCCATTTGAAACTGAATGCTCCATTTGAACAGCCTCAAAGGACAAGTCCAAGCATGTGTTTAAGAAGCTGGGAGAAATGTGCGTGTGAAATATCAGGGGGAGGAAGGTTAACATCCTAAGTAAAACTTTTTCCTCATTGTTTGAACACTTCAGGCCAATTGACTCATGGTTCAGTTGAATAATACCGGCAAGGCAACTTAACTAGAGGAAATGGCGCATGCGTCTGTCACAGATACTGCAGGGAGATACTGCACTAACTGGAATAAtccttaaaaaacacaaaacacagggtTTGAGACAGGGACTTTGTCAGGTGGTCAATAGTTTTTCCAAGAGATTTGTAGCAACGTTAGTGTCTGTGATACAAATTATGTATGTCAAGTTACCATGAAAGTGTGTATAAACGTTACTATTGCATGCAAACTCCAATGTCCCGATTGACTGTCTTCCCCTAACTCatgacattcatttgcattGAACAAACATGAAACTCTAGTGCAAGTCGGCAGATTTCAAATCATGCTTTAAGAACACACCAATCGGCTATAATAAACTGTATCGAAACGCATAATTTCATAAAGCAAGTGGGCTAAGATGCAAAGATCAAAATGTGATTACAACAACCTACTCACGGGAAATTAGATAATTCAAAACGCAAACCCCGATATTCACTTAAACCAATAATCTTAGACAAGAGCTGCGCTAATCCAAGTGTAGGCTACGGGCTGCAGACTTGGGAAGCAGAGCCAATGTTTTGTGTAAGCACACAACCTGCAAcaagataacagataagtaaGCAGCAAAGCACGAAACAAGTGGGCTAATTAAGAGAAAATGACAGACACCTGCTGTTTAAAGTTGACTTCACCCCCTCCTCCGCTATTAGGATACGGCTTGCGTCACTACGGGCGGCGGCGAGGAATTtctcacaaaaatacaacaaaaaaagggGTTTAAAGTCGTAGAGACGGTGGATTCACGCCGCATTTAAACTAATAATAGTGTTGTGTGCCTGTAAATAGGCTAACTTACCTTCCTCGGAGGCAACACCCGGCTACAATCCAGCCTTTCCCTCCTTTTGCCTCCCGTCTCTAAAACTGTTGACTTTCTGGTCCAAGTCCCGGAAGATAAGGAAAGTTTGCCGCAGCAGATCAGGAGCGCCTCTGAACATTTTCCATGACAGGTGCATTTCCTTTGCTCTACTTAACCACACAGTCGCACTGGATGTGGAAAATCTGATCcgcattattattaaaactctGCAGCAGTTTGCGCTCTTCCATTACCCAAATTGTACagagatttattttttaatatttctgCAGAGGCGGCGTTGGAGTAAAATGTGGAATAATTTACAGAGAATATTGTTAGTTTGGGAGATTATTTTAACTAAATCAGCAAGGGAACATGTGCAATGCAATATATATAAATGAAGAAAACGAGCCATGTGCATGTTTTGCAAAAATAATGTGCGAATTTTGAGAGTTtggtagaaaaaataaaagtatagtGGATGCCAGAAAATAAATCTTGTCACTATAGAGGGAaggggtgtgtctgtgtacactAGGATGGACGTAATCTCATATTATGATCTGTAATACGGTAAATATTACCTGCTACTATTGAACATAATGGCATTATGCAAAGTAATGGtaaaacactcacacatctgGAAGTTAAACATGTAGTCACTTTAAAACTGCCTGCAAGAAAGGCAGCAAAAGAGCAATTTTGAAAGTAAAATATATTCTTCACAACCCTTAAGATGAATTTTGGGTAACATCTGATTGAGCAGTTCTTTGCAGGTAAAGCAGTTTGACCTAAATGAAATAGCACATTTACAATTTACTTGAAATTTGCACCCTCAGAAAATAAGTCAGCTCTGATTTTGAGGGATTGAATATAGCACTTTGCATaaatctaaaacaaaataatgcattttgaaatcacTTTAGTACAACAAAATATGTAAAGTTAAGGGGAGGGAATGAATACTCCTGCATGAGCGACCATCTACACTAATCTATTATCAGGATACTCCTGCTCAAGCCTTTAGAGAATTTGTAAcattatattttatgtttgCACATTGAATGACTTGCACTTTTTGTCTGAAATGACACAGACTACAAGTACTCAAGATCCAGAAGTGTCTCTCAGCTTTATTTACAGGGTAATTTAATCCATATGAGATGAATGGTAAAGGTATTCATTTTTAGGATCTAGTATGGTCTTACTGCTTTTAAGTGTGATCCTAGAAGTCTCCTACTGTAGGATTGTTTTGTCTGCAACCTTCCTAAAAGGCCAGAGTAAATTCAGAAACAGCACAGTTTAGGTGATATATGGTTTACGTGAGGTAAAAGAGGGGTCCAAACTAGTTCCAAAGATCTCTATTCATGTGTTCAAAAGGCAGAGCTGTATGTGCACCTTAAATATCAGAAGTTTATCTTTCCAGCAATACCAAATACATGAATATTGTCGGTCAATATGTCCTCATATTGCAGTTACAGTTAGTTTGGGCGTTGGTGCACATTAAAGCACACAGAGGTGAGAAACCGACCGCTTGGAGTCAGAAGCTGTGGTTCTCAGTCtggcagctgatttcactgattagcacaccttcagccagagaggaggaacgaATCAGTGAGATCAGATGGTGTGTTTGGCTAGAATTAAATCCTTTTTGGCCTCTGTGGCACATGCTGGAGAACTACTGGTCTAGCAGgtaatttcactgattagttcctcctcgcTGGTTGAGGTTATGCTAAACAGTGAAACCAGACGGTGTGTAGTGTGGTTAGAATGAAAACGTGCAAACTCTTTGCACTCCAAGGCATGTGGTTGACTATTCCTGCTCTGGAGTATAGCAACTGCTATACATTGAAGTGTACTAATTAAGCTTTTTGTTATGTGGTTTGGATTGTGTGTATTGTGGATTTAAATAagaacataataaaataaaaaatctgtgtctgtgttagtCTGTTCAGTTCAGAGCGGTCTGCACTCCAAGTCCAGCACAACATGGTGAACATGAGGTGCATATGATTTGACACACTCTATGTGCTGGATGTTTGTTATCCACGGTGCACCGGTGATGTCCTTTAACAGAGAGGCGATGCGGCCGGCCGTGTCGTCGGCCCAGTCCTGCCAAACCTCTCTGTCAGTCTTCTTCCCAGAAGCCCTCTGGGCTGCTTCATTCGTAGCTGGAATGAGCGCCGTGTCCCGTAGCGGTGAGGTCACATTCTGGTGAATGTGTAAAATGCCCCCGTTTGTTTTCTTCAGCAGGCGACAGGCGACGGGCCAGCCGTCCTCTGAGCTCGGTATGAGGCCCAGGTTCACTCTGTCAGCGAGATCACACAGTGGGAGCTGGGAAAAAATCAACCAACCATTATATTGGCTAGAGTTTCTGTGTATAAAATGCTTAAGTATTGGTATAAATGCCAGGCTATTTGAGTttgtatttgaaaaaaaagtggGCAGGTAGtctgtatgtatactgtatatgtatataaatgacATTAGAGTTTAATATTTAGTGTTTATAATGTATATGTACATACTTTGTTATGCTACTAGTTGAAAAATTCAACTAGTAGTTctttaaagagcaaatcaacactaaatcacattgGGTAGAAAACCgttgctgcactgctctctatgggtggAAAAACCTGTTGGAGGTGTTTTGTATcagctgtcaaaggcaaaaCACCAGCTTTGACATCACTTTTCTGCCccgtgtgatttagtgttgatttgctctttaacATTGTCTAATTCCCTAGTCTAAAACCCTAATAAAACACATCCCACatccatgtttttatttcttctattgCTATTTTATTACTTTCTCTTATTACTATTATCTGTAATACttttctgtgaagcacattgagctgcttctgcatgaaatgtgctatataaatacattttgacttGACGTAGTTCCTGTAATAAAGCAAAAAGATTTTTAGAACTACAATGAgtttacaaaatattaggatcgtctgctctttccatgaaatagactgCGTGACTCCAGGTGAAAGCTAGGattccttattgatttcatCTATTAAATTCACTGCAATTATAAAAAAAGAGATGTAGGTTAGGTTCAGGACACTGGTTGAGGATTTTTTAAGATTTGAGGCAGTTGAGACTTGGGTTGCAaaatgagctgctgctactgttttGTACTCAGAGTAACTTAGAAAAGATCGATGCTTATTTTTCACTACAGCTGTGATTCCAGAGAAGTGCTTGTAATTACCTAGAAGGCACTTGGAGAACGTAAACCTCAGctaacgctgaacaattctccaacttgcagtTACATCTAAAGACATAAGTCCTAACACTTACATTTTATTAAGTAAAATTGATttttgaccctgcaaacatacccttaTAGTATTTATCTCTGTCaatttcatagttatggctaaaaaatgaCTATCATGGCATAAATCCCAGATCCCAGTCAGCCccaaaatatctgtccaccaaagttcatggaaatccattcaaaagtttttgagatatcctgctgacacacagaaaaacaaactaacTAAAAGGGGAGAAAACACAATCTCCTTGGCGGAAGTACCAATCTTATAAATCAATGATAAATGCTCAGTCAACTGAAACCCTCCTGACTGAACAGTGAACTAATCAGTTAAAACGGAGGCAGAGCTAATCCTGTCATTGTGCATCGACAATGATACGAGTCATAAGTGAAAAGATGTTTGCCCCTTACTTGTCGATTGTCTCCCTGGTGAACAGTGCAGCGATCAGACACCCTGTTTCCCTCCAGGTTTTTCTGAAGAGCTTCGACGGCATCTGGGTTCCACTCACAAGCATGAACATGGCTGGCTCCCGCATGCACCAAATATGGGAGAGTAAAGTATCCAATACCTGAGAATAAATACAGTTGTACATAACAAAAATGACATCATATGGCAGGGCGATATTCCTGAGATCAACaccacgataatcataaggtaTTTTTTCcccgatatcgatatatatcacaatatggcttacTTATGCAAAagcacatgttaaataatcaaattgctGTTCATCGctttgaactgcatggtaatgttaagtgtgatgtcaaacaaaactcataatattccttaaaatgtttcataccacATTTTTTCCAGAgttattaaagaaaatgtgcttgttatcatcatcaatttagacaagGGAATTGTGTATCACAGTATCACAACATTATATCATCGTGATATAATCCCACAGAAAGACAATAAGACTATAATTGCCCAGCCCAATTACATCATCATTCAAATTAAGTCTAATTACTACAGCACTGCAAATAATTGATGTGACGTTCAAGTAAAAAGGAATCATATATTCTAATGTGTAAAAACTGTTATAGCCTGAATGTATCGACATGGTTTTACTACCTGCGTACAAATCCACCACAGTCTCCCCTCTGCAGTCAAAAGCAGCTATCCGGAGTTTCTCTGTGATGTTTCCAGCTGAGAACATGGATCTGGTGACATCAAACTCATACCTGAAACAACATTGTAGGCTTTTGACACAGGCAACTTGACATGTGACACCTTCACAAGTTTTAGCAGTTTCCAATGCATGTACTTATGGCTTATTCAATATAATTACTAGCTGCATATAACAGTTCCCCCCCAGCGCTAAATCAACAGTACTGATTGATTAGGACTGTGAGTTACCTGATGCCGTTGTCTGTATGCGTCACCCAGCTGTGCTCTCCCAACAGCATCGTCACCACAGGAGATCTGAATCCGTCCCTGGAGATTCGACTCATCTTTGCCAGGCGCTTTGCTCCCAGCCCTTTGGCCACTGCACTCCAGAGCTCTTgacctagaaaaaaaaaatcaattaggcctaaataaagcattatccatgttattgtccattttattgttttgtcccggcacctattgTATGCTCAGCTGTCCTTTGAATTTGCCTgccaaaggtttttttttgcctaataaggttttcttggtgctttgttttgcttccttgtgttttattttgctgcatcattttgttttgtgattgattattgattagtcagatctaggtaggcttgttctctgtaaagtccatGAAGACATGCTTGtaatgaagggctatataaataaacttgacttgtcCTAATCAATTACTTTGCACACCTCTTGACCCATCAAAAGCACAACAGAGTTAATTTGAGGACAATACCAATTTTCCTCCATACTGGCAGGGAGAAACAGTTGTCTCCCAGTAGGACTAGGTCTCCATGCCGCTGGCAGCTGTGGGGAATGTCCCCACTCAGgtcctccttccatctttctccaTGAGACTCCAACACCTCCTGTAGGATTTTCACTAGTTTATTTCCActtgtcctctccctctttgactgCTGAGGAGCCTGTTGTGAAAGCAGGACAAAAACAGGAGAGGCATAAAAGACTGTCAAGGTGCAAATTATTGTCTGATGCTAATATTTAAGTGAAACAAAGCCCCCATTACCTGACTCCAGACAATTTCACAAATACTATTTGAAGCCACTCTGTTCTGGAGGGATTGTAGATCAAGCTGTGACAGACAGGATGGTAGGATGGGCAGAAGTACAGTCCCATCACAGTCTTTCTGTAAGCAGAAACTCAGGTCCAGAGCACCTCGGGACTGCAAATGTTTCCTTTGaagaataaaatacatttaaagagTAACGTCAAACTTGGTACAAAAAGCCACAGAAAACGTATTCAGCCGTTTTATCAATAAACCTTTTTGTTCCTACTGCCTACAAACTAGTGGTTCCCATGCTAACTGCTAGCTAACCTAGCATAGGCAGCTATTAACTGTCAAGCTGATTACCTGAACTGCTGAGTTTGACACTGCGACACATGAAGACACGGGACACCGTCCATTTACATCCAAACCTACACTAATAATATCTGACATAAAATAAATGGGAGAAAATTAACGCTAGTTCACAAGATGTGCAAGCGTAGTGGCTCAACAAAAACACCGGAGCATGTTTCTAGTCGGATTATTATCTAGGACGGACgatttaaaacataaaactTTATTGTTCAAACACAGTTTAACCCTCTCAAACCTTTCTGACTCCGGATAAGAACCCATGAAAAAGCTAGTACGTGTTTTTCTTATAGACTTTGGTTAGAGATTGAAGAGTACACTACATACTTTTTttgcaaaatataaataaattgcAAGCGAGCATGAGGCCATGGCACTTTGGGCAAGTTGCCACCTTGTGCCAATAGGTGGAGACAAACAGCCAAAAGCTCATGAAGGTCAATCTAGTTGGCAGTCTGGGTGTctataaaatagaaaaaaaatattatccTGGGTCTattataaaacctccttggtccTGTTCAGTTGCACTcttcaataaagcagaaatgattTTCAATCTTTTAAAATAAGTTGTGTCATATTTTACTATGTCATATTATCAGTGTGTTATATATGTCCCATTGGCCTATTAGTGTagccaatatacagtataagacTGCAATATCTTGTGATCTGAGGTTTTGTCTACTTCCACAAATTCTTGTGCAAATAAGATAAGAGGACATGAAGTATTtgaaaaaacaagagagaaacaaagaaatagcTCAAGAAATAGCCTATATCTTTCTGGATACTCTCATGAAagaaaagtattcattttaattatttatttatttaagtaaaagtatttcAGGATTGGCTGGAACTTAACAATtatatcaaaagtaaaagtgtttttcatatttcagaGATAGAGGGTATTTCTTCTCCAAAGCACTAACCTCTTTAGGGGATTTTCTTTGATTTACTTCCTTTCAAAGTTCTctgcttttaatgttttcatgccaaattgGTTTCATCAAATTATAACCACAAGTATATGAAAGATTTAGGGGGTAAAAAGTAGAATGATTACTGTAAAATTCAATGGAATATACATATGATTACAATACTCAAAGTAATGTATTTAAATATAGTGCTTGAGTAAAAATACTTAGTTACTTTTTTACCACTGTAGGAACCATTCACACTGATGCAGAACACAAAATTCTGCCTTGTCAAGGTGTCAGATTTTGACGGTCTCATGGAGAACAGTTGTAAGTTATTAAAATTTCTCTTTCAAATAGCACAGATACATCATTGGATTTGTCATGCTACCCTTAAGCTCTCGGCTTCCTTTCACTTCAGAGCGCCTCGAGATGAAACTGCCCCTCCCTCCACATTTAATCCACTCCTCATGTAATGAAAAGTGCCATCAGAATTATAATTCTGACTTTTAGCTGCCTGCAGTCATTAGTAGCCTACATTTGATATGCAGTTTGGCCAAGGCAACATCTGACAGGTCATGTATTACTAATGTCCTCCTCTGGTGCAGATGTAAATAGCAGGAATCCTGACTGATGTGATGTACAGTAGCTGCGGCTCGACCGGTTCACTGCCTCCGGTCCCGCAGTTTCCGCCAGGACGGAGGGTGAAGGATGTCTGATCTCCTCTCTGGGTCATTTATGGCCGCAGCCTCCCCTGCTGCTCCTGATAAAGTGCCATTTCCCTGCATTTGTGTAGCAACAGCAAGGCCATTATGGCTGTGTGACTAAGTTGAGCCAATATTTAACCATGATAATATCACTTTTTATTGTAATACTTTCAAACAGAGTGTGACTGTTATTATTTCCtcacaaaaaggtaaaaaatagCAAATGTCTGATCACAGTTAGACTTTAACTTGGGAAGATTTAAGAGCTAGGCCTGTGAGACTGTAATTCAGTTCATATGGAGTTAAACAGCTAGAAAAATGGATCAGGGCTAAACCATGTcgataaataataaaaaatgcttCAATTGTGTGAATTCAATTTGAATCTAATGGGAAGAGGATGAGAAGTGAGTAGCATGACCTCTGAAAGGAAATATATCTGTTTCCCTCTGAACCAGCTGCTAACAAAAGGGATTTACTAGAGGAATAGAGTTATAGTCAATACAAGATGATCCCCAGATTTCTAGTAGAGGGCTTTGCATTAATTTTAGGCCTAAGGCCTAAAATTGTATCGAGTTGTAACCCAAAAATTTTATGAACTGGGCTTGTTTTGAATGCAACATATGACAAGTTCACATTCACTGATAATATGAAAACGTTTGTGATCACAGAGATTtgagaaagtaaacatttacTATGGGTCCTTGACTTGGTGGGGGTTGTTTGGCATCTTTTTCCATTAGCTGATCATTTGGTTTGCCATTTTATTCATCATAGGCTTCCATCTGTAAATTGATCTTAAACACCTTGAAAACCCACAAAGATTTCCACATTTGATGAAACTGTTCCCTAAAGCTTCACACACTTGTTTTCCTCC is part of the Centroberyx gerrardi isolate f3 chromosome 16, fCenGer3.hap1.cur.20231027, whole genome shotgun sequence genome and harbors:
- the tyw2 gene encoding tRNA wybutosine-synthesizing protein 2 homolog translates to MDGVPCLHVSQCQTQQFRKHLQSRGALDLSFCLQKDCDGTVLLPILPSCLSQLDLQSLQNRVASNSICEIVWSQAPQQSKRERTSGNKLVKILQEVLESHGERWKEDLSGDIPHSCQRHGDLVLLGDNCFSLPVWRKIGQELWSAVAKGLGAKRLAKMSRISRDGFRSPVVTMLLGEHSWVTHTDNGIRYEFDVTRSMFSAGNITEKLRIAAFDCRGETVVDLYAGIGYFTLPYLVHAGASHVHACEWNPDAVEALQKNLEGNRVSDRCTVHQGDNRQLPLCDLADRVNLGLIPSSEDGWPVACRLLKKTNGGILHIHQNVTSPLRDTALIPATNEAAQRASGKKTDREVWQDWADDTAGRIASLLKDITGAPWITNIQHIECVKSYAPHVHHVVLDLECRPL